One region of Drosophila kikkawai strain 14028-0561.14 chromosome 2R, DkikHiC1v2, whole genome shotgun sequence genomic DNA includes:
- the Cib2 gene encoding calcium and integrin-binding family member 2 codes for MLGTNQFGQQLHLREKLKKKKLNRSGLSGWPGTMGNKVVTFTEQQLDDYQDCTFFTRKEILRVHKRFRELRPDLVPRQMTEGQASSVKVPCECIEKMPELRENPFRRRICEAFSRDGQGNLSFEDFLDALSVFSEQAPRDIKVFYAFKIYDFDQDGFIGHADLMSCLTTMTKNELSPEEHQQIADKVIEEADVDGDGKLSILEFEHVILRAPDFLSTFHIRI; via the exons ATGCTCGGGACTAACCAGTTTGGCCAGCAGCTACATTTACgcgaaaaactaaaaaaaaaaaaactaaatagaaGCGGACTTTCAGGCTGGCCAGGAACGATGGGGAACAAAGTTGTGACGTTCACCGAACAGCAGTTGGACGACTACCAG GATTGCACGTTCTTCACGCGCAAGGAGATCCTGCG CGTTCATAAACGTTTTCGTGAGCTCAGACCGGATTTGGTGCCTCGCCAAATGACCGAGGGTCAGGCCTCGAGTGTCAAGGTTCCCTGCGAGTGCATCGAGAAGATGCCCGAGTTGCGTGAGAATCCCTTTCGTCGACGTATCT GCGAGGCCTTCTCACGCGATGGCCAGGGCAATTTATCCTTTGAGGACTTTCTAGACGCCCTCTCCGTCTTCAGCGAGCAGGCGCCGAGGGACATTAAAGTTTTCTACGCTTTCAAGATTTATG ATTTCGATCAGGATGGCTTCATAGGGCACGCTGACCTCATGTCCTGCCTGACGACAATGACCAAGAACGAACTGAGTCCGGAGGAGCACCAGCAGATTGCCGACAAGGTAATCGAGGAGGCCGACGTCGATGGTGATGGCAAGTTATCAATTTTGGAGTTCGAGCACGTTATACTCCGGGCCCCCGACTTTCTCTCCACCTTTCACATCAGAATATAA